A single window of Lutzomyia longipalpis isolate SR_M1_2022 chromosome 1, ASM2433408v1 DNA harbors:
- the LOC129787723 gene encoding probable cytochrome P450 9f2 — translation MIWLIFLVAVVALIVYRMFQNEKEKTAVFTSKGIKVKSPQFFKISLFKLLTRQIGIVDMVQGVYYEVPENEKVIAFWDGNTPIIMLKDPDVAKNFVVKQFEHFQDRKKLLSEEFDPLFANSLIMLKEQKWRDMRSTLSPAFTGSKMRQMCDLIVEIGLQMVDYLQTEAKEKGLQTYEMKQFLSRVALDVIATCAFGIKVDSLTNRDNEVYVAGKALTNFSGIGRTLKFMLYKFFPKLTIASGMQFSPVKESNFFRSLVTDSMKHREQHNIIRPDMIHLLLEAQKGKLSYGQGEKDSTGFATVDDSSVQWKKTERKWTETEIVAQCFAFLGAGFESISASLSFTTYEIGVNPDVQEKLFEEIKSVNDELKGERINYEILKKMKYLDMVVSETLRKYPSTAILDRECNKDITLELYENKELDFKKNYSIWIPIYSFHWDPKYFPNPQKFDPERFSEENKHKINPSVYVPFGVGPRNCIGSRFALMELKSIIYHLVLHFKLEPTAETQIPLKMAKSFGAIESERGLYLQLRSRN, via the exons atgatttggcTCATATTCTTAGTTGCCGTTGTGGCCCTTATTGTATACAGAATGTTCCAAAACGAAAAGGAAAAGACAGCTGTCTTCACATCAAAGGGTATCAAGGTGAAAAGTCCGCAATTCTTCAAGATTTCCTTATTCAAACTCTTAACTAGACAAATTGGGATTGTGGACATGGTACAAGGAGTCTACTATGAAGTCCCAGAgaatgaaaa agttaTTGCCTTTTGGGATGGAAACACACCTATTATCATGCTGAAGGATCCAGATGTGGCGAAGAATTTTGTCGTTAAGCAATTTGAACATTTTCAGGATCGGAAAAAATTGTTGAGTGAAGAATTTGATCCACTGTTTGCAAATTCTCTCATTATGTTGAAGGAACAAAAATGGAGGGATATGCGCTCAACTCTTAGTCCTGCCTTTACAGGTAGCAAAATGCGCCAAATGTGTGATCTTATCGTTGAGATAGGTTTACAAATGGTAGATTATCTACAGACGGAAGCTAAAGAAAAGGGCCTTCAAACCTACGAAATGAAACAGTTCTTGTCTCGCGTGGCTCTCGATGTTATCGCTACTTGTGCTTTTGGTATAAAGGTAGACTCGTTAACGAATAGAGATAACGAAGTCTATGTGGCCGGTAAAGCCCTCACTAATTTTAGTGGGATTGGAAGAACATTAAAGTTCATGTTGtacaaatttttcccaaagctCACGATAGCTAGTggaatgcaattttctcctgTGAAAGAGTCTAACTTTTTCAGAAGCTTAGTCACAGATTCAATGAAGCATCGTGAACAACACAACATTATCCGTCCCGATATGATTCATCTGTTGTTGGAGGCACAGAAAGGAAAACTGAGCTATGGTCAAGGGGAAAAAGACAGCACAGGATTTGCAACAGTTGATGATTCCAGTGTTCAATGGAAGAAAACTGAAAGGAAGTGGACGGAAACTGAAATAGTTGCTCAGTGTTTCGCATTCCTGGGAGCTGGATTCGAATCAATTTCTGCAAGTCTTAGTTTTACCACCTATGAAATTGGAGTTAATCCTGACGTCCAAGAGAaactttttgaagaaattaagtCAGTTAATGATGAACTCAAGGGAGAAcgaataaattatgaaatcctgaaaaaaatgaaatatctgGATATGGTGGTATCAGAAACACTAAGAAAATACCCATCTACAGCTATCCTTGACAGGGAATGCAACAAGGATATAACGCTGGAATTGTATGAAAATAAGGAATTagatttcaaaaagaattacTCGATTTGGATTCCAATTTATTCCTTCCACTGGGATCCTAAATACTTCCCTAATCCCCAGAAATTTGATCCCGAAAGATTTAGTGAAGAAAATAAGCACAAAATCAATCCCAGTGTTTACGTTCCTTTTGGAGTTGGACCTAGGAATTGTATAG gtTCTAGATTTGCTCTTATGGAACTCAAAAGCATAATTTATCATCTAGTATTGCATTTTAAGTTGGAGCCAACTGCAGAAACTCAAATTCCCTTAAAAATGGCCAAATCTTTCGGTGCTATTGAATCTGAACGTGGGCTTTACCTTCAGCTTCGTtcaagaaattga
- the LOC129787727 gene encoding probable cytochrome P450 9f2, which yields MFLFLLILLVIFVVYKIHDLDTKNGDFFFNRNIRSVKRRGVLNGLLKVVLRQVSMVEIIYEMYYEHPREKLVGFWDMGRPTILLRDPELVKTVAVKEFDRFQDRRAVITEQMDELFGNSLLMLKAQKWRDMRSTLSPAFTGSKMRVMCELVVEICEQMVEFVKQDAKVKGPQEYEMKDLFSRLTNDVIATCAFGVKVDSLKEKKNEFYLSAQVLSNFLAPTKGLKIVFYRLMPTIMKALNVKINEPRETAFLRTLITESMKIREEKNIVRPDMINLLMDARKGRLTHATSEKDSSQSAGFATVEESNIGLRTVRREWTDDEILAQCFLFLLAGFETSSSVLSFTAYEIAVNPDVQDRLFEEIKAVHDELDGKSLTYDNLQRMKYMDMVVSESMRKWPAAPFVDRVCNKEFKLEFDKGRYFDVPVETTFWIPIVAFHRDPQYFPDPEKFDPERFSDENKSSINPNTYLPFGVGPRNCIGSRFALMEVKSILFYLILNFSLEITDNTQVPIKLAKSLNSFQAENGIHLKLRPRV from the exons atgttcctgtttttgcttattttactAGTCATTTTTGTTGTATATAAAATCCATGATTTAGATACGAAAAATGgggatttcttcttcaatcGTAACATTAGGAGTGTTAAGAGAAGAGGTGTCCTAAATGGCTTATTAAAGGTTGTACTACGACAAGTTTCAATGgtggaaattatttatgaaatgtACTATGAGCATCCCCGTGAAAA acTTGTCGGTTTCTGGGATATGGGGAGACCGACAATCCTGCTAAGAGATCCCGAACTTGTGAAAACGGTTGCAGTTAAGGAGTTCGATCGCTTCCAGGATCGTCGAGCTGTGATTACAGAGCAAATGGATGAGCTTTTCGGAAATTCCCTCCTAATGCTGAAAGCTCAAAAATGGAGGGATATGCGATCAACCCTTAGCCCAGCTTTCACCGGAAGCAAGATGCGCGTTATGTGTGAACTTGTCGTGGAAATCTGTGAGCAAATGGTTGAATTCGTAAAGCAGGATGCCAAGGTGAAAGGACCACAGGAATATGAAATGAAAGACCTCTTTTCCCGCCTTACAAATGACGTAATCGCCACTTGTGCCTTTGGCGTTAAAGTGGATTCACTcaaggagaagaagaatgaATTCTATCTATCAGCTCAGGTACTTTCGAACTTCCTGGCTCCAACAAAAGGACTCAAAATTGTCTTCTACCGTCTTATGCCCACCATCATGAAGGCACTCaatgttaaaattaatgaaccACGTGAGACAGCCTTTTTGCGAACACTGATAACTGAATCAATGAAGATAagggaagagaaaaatatcgTACGCCCTGATATGATTAATCTTCTAATGGATGCGAGGAAAGGCAGACTGACTCATGCAACTTCCGAGAAGGATTCTTCACAATCAGCAGGATTTGCCACAGTTGAGGAGTCAAATATTGGATTGAGAACAGTGCGAAGAGAGTGGACAGATGATGAAATCCTCGCTCAGTGCTTCCTTTTCCTCCTTGCGGGCTTTGAAACCTCATCTTCGGTTCTGAGCTTTACAGCCTATGAAATCGCTGTGAATCCTGATGTTCAGGATCGTCTGTTCGAAGAAATTAAAGCAGTTCACGATGAGCTGGATGGAAAAAGTCTGACTTACGATAATCTTCAGAGGATGAAGTACATGGATATGGTTGTGTCTGAGAGTATGAGAAAGTGGCCAGCAGCTCCTTTTGTAGATCGCGTTTGCAACAAAGAATTTAAGCTAGAATTCGACAAGGGAAGGTATTTTGATGTACCCGTTGAAACTACTTTCTGGATTCCCATCGTGGCCTTCCACCGAGATCCACAGTATTTCCCAGATCCTGAAAAATTTGATCCTGAACGTTTCagtgatgaaaataaatcgtCCATCAATCCCAACACTTATCTACCCTTTGGTGTAGGTCCTAGGAATTGTATAG GCTCAAGATTCGCTCTTATGGAAGTAAAATCAATCCTCTTTTACCTCATCCTGAATTTCTCTTTGGAAATTACGGACAATACCCAAGTTCCTATCAAATTGGCCAAGTCCCTCAATAGCTTCCAGGCTGAGAATGGAATTCACCTCAAACTACGACCACGCGTATGA
- the LOC129787728 gene encoding uncharacterized protein LOC129787728 produces the protein MHCARHVGDSRRHPCERSLCLAMLFIISAIAISCAVVFLHRHLYRPTVVSIDRDYMNWGILLPSLTLCEYEKLNETALQEYLKSQSGDTQKLEHFLRHLVNLTIYNIDTLPNYPEIKPNDYLKVMDALTNVHNNRIMFTAMNISIPLVRVVTEMGICWAFNSQLYPFSSTEYHIYGRIPTQPELLEAIYPHGDNFLLLLGINGSSYDIYWHNPYDTLSLDSVIQMDREYPVYTSLVFQSFQLYCTEKVRRLFIYQRQCRFDDESNLDHFPYIYSYTICRTECKIKRMLEVCGCIPIFYRAAESESYCGVKGLKCIVKHRMKIDKLSRDCQCISRCEGVVYNLDTTKEIFWIGKSTLKWELKTSKSRYRRDVIYGIEEVLTAIGANAGLFLGLSSLSAIEFLFFYFIHIFRFDRSRLNECLPEIPRRLLHVCHNSE, from the exons ATGCACTGTGCTAGACATGTTGGAGATTCTAGAAGACATCCTTGTGAAAG aAGTTTATGCTTGGCAATGCTCTTCATTATATCAGCCATTGCTATAAGTTGTGCTGTAGTTTTCCTCCATAGACACCTCTATCGCCCTACAGTTGTTTCAATTGACCGAGACTACATGAATTGGGGAATTCTCCTGCCATCCTTAACCCTCTGtgaatatgaaaaattaaatgaaacagCCCTTCAGGAATATCTTAAATCACAATCAGGAGATACGCAGAAGCTAGAACATTTTCTACGGCACCTGGTTAATTTAACGATCTACAACATTGACACCCTTCCAAATTATCCGGAAATCAAGCCAAACGACTATTTAAAGGTAATGGATGCCCTCACAAACGTTCACAATAATCGCATAATGTTTACGGCTATGAATATCTCAATCCCCTTGGTTCGGGTGGTTACTGAAATGGGAATCTGTTGGGCCTTTAACTCCCAACTTTACCCGTTTTCATCGACGGAATATCACATTTATGGAAGGATACCAACACAGCCTGAACTTTTGGAGGCAATTTATCCACATGGGgacaattttctccttcttctggGAATTAATGGGAGTTCTTACGACATTTACTGGCACAATCCGTACGATACGCTCTCGCTGGATAGCGTAATTCAGATGGATCGTGAATATCCTGTGTACACATCCCTGGTTTTTCAATCCTTTCAACTATACTGTACTGAAAAAGTTCGACGACTCTTTATCTATCAAAGGCAGTGTCGTTTTGATGATGAATCAAACTTGGATCATTTCCCCTACATCTACTCCTACACAATTTGCAGGACAGAGTGCAAGATCAAAAGGATGCTTGAAGTGTGTGGATGTATTCCAATCTTCTATCGAGCTGCAGAATCTGAGAGTTATTGTGGAGTCAAAGGATTGAAATGCATAGTCAAGCatagaatgaaaattgataaattaagcAGGGATTGCCAATGCATAAGCCGATGTGAAGGAGTTGTTTACAACCTGGACacaacaaaagaaatattttggatTGGTAAGAGTACTCTGAAGTGGGAACTGAAGACATCCAAGTCAAGATACAGAAGAGATGTGATTTATGGTATTGAGGAAGTTTTAACGGCTATAGGAGCAAATGCAGGACTCTTTCTAGGACTCAGCTCACTGTCCgctattgaatttcttttcttctatttcattcatatttttcGCTTTGATAGAAGTAGATTGAACGAATG TTTACCTGAGATTCCAAGACGCTTGCTGCACGTTTGTCATAATTCTGAATAA
- the LOC129787731 gene encoding probable cytochrome P450 9f2: MIGCAISCLVSLLFSKWTLLAGIVGYFVYKWSISTYDIFEKRGIKFMTPLPLIGNFKGLVLQTMNFSDAMKDFYNHFPTEKFFGIFEFRKPAIVIRDPELIKQIGVKDFDHFLDHRGNIDENHEPLFGRNLVALKGQRWKDMRSTLSPAFTGSKMRQMFQLVSECCADTLKYLEKEAKDGKPLETDLKDLFTRFTNDVIATSAFGIKVDSLKDKENEFYMYGKSATDFSGINSLKFFSIIQFPKLSKTLGITLFSKQFCNFFRSLVWDTIRFREKENIVRPDMINLLIQARKGQLKHEKEEVDKEGYAVVQETSIGEAIHQSNLVEDDLTAQCLIFFLAGFDTSSTCMCFTGHELAANPDVQKKLLAEVDATKEKLGGKPLTYEALQEMTYLDMVISESLRYWPPAAGTDRQCVKPYKVEVDGKNLEVKVGEGIMFPIVGLHHDPKYFPNPSRFDPERFSEENKNNIVPFTYLPFGVGPRNCIGSRFALMETKAIIYYIMTKFTFEVCEKTQIPLKLAKAGFAMKAEKGFWVNLKPRNT, translated from the exons ATGATTGGTTGTGCAATAAGTTGTCTTGTGagtcttttattttccaaatggACACTTCTGGCAGGAATTGTCGGTTACTTCGTGTACAAATGGAGTATATCAACGTACGATATATTCGAGAAACGTGGCATAAAGTTCATGACACCCCTCCCACTCATTGGAAACTTTAAGGGCTTAGTCCTACAAACGATGAATTTCTCAGACGCCATGAAAGATTTCTACAACCATTTCCCCACGGAAaa attttttggTATATTCGAGTTTCGTAAACCAGCCATTGTTATTCGTGATCCAGAGTTAATAAAGCAAATTGGCGTGAAagattttgatcattttctcgATCATCGCGGAAATATCGATGAAAACCACGAGCCGTTGTTTGGGCGCAATCTTGTGGCACTTAAAGGACAAAGGTGGAAGGATATGCGATCAACCCTTAGCCCAGCATTCACAGGAAGTAAAATGAGGCAAATGTTCCAATTGGTCTCTGAATGCTGCGCAGATACACTGAAATATCTCGAAAAGGAAGCAAAGGATGGGAAACCCCTTGAGACTGATCTAAAGGATCTCTTTACTAGATTTACAAACGACGTGATTGCAACATCTGCCTTTGGTATTAAGGTTGATTCTCTCAAGGATAAGGAAAATGAATTCTACATGTATGGAAAATCTGCAACTGATTTTAGTGGGATAAACAGcctcaaattcttttctattattcaGTTCCCGAAACTCTCAAAA aCCCTCGGAATAACTCTATTCTCAAAGCAATTTTGCAACTTCTTCAGAAGTCTCGTTTGGGATACAATTCGATTCAGAGAGAAGGAGAACATTGTCCGTCCCGATATGATTAATCTGCTCATTCAAGCTCGCAAGGGTCAACTTAAACATGAGAAGGAAGAAGTGGATAAAGAAGGATACGCCGTTGTGCAGGAAACTAGTATTGGGGAAGCAATCCACCAAAGCa ATCTCGTGGAAGATGATCTCACAGCacaatgtttaattttcttcctggCTGGTTTTGATACCAGCAGTACCTGTATGTGCTTCACGGGACATGAGCTGGCAGCTAATCCGGATGTACAAAAGAAACTTCTAGCTGAAGTTGATGCTACAAAGGAAAAACTCGGAGGGAAACCCTTAACATACGAAGCTCTTCAAGAAATGACTTATCTCGACATGGTTATTTCTG AGAGTCTGAGATATTGGCCACCAGCAGCCGGAACTGATCGACAATGTGTTAAGCCCTACAAAGTAGAAGTGGATGGCAAAAATTTGGAAGTCAAAGTTGGAGAAGGAATCATGTTTCCCATTGTTGGTCTTCATCATGATCCTAAATACTTTCCAAATCCATCTCGCTTCGATCCAGAACGATTTAGCGAGGAGAATAAGAACAATATTGTTCCTTTCACATATCTTCCTTTCGGAGTTGGACCCAGGAATTGTATTG gatcAAGATTTGCTTTGATGGAAACCAAGGCCATCATTTACTACATCATGACCAAGTTTACCTTTGAAGTGTgtgagaaaactcaaatacCACTAAAACTTGCCAAAGCTGGTTTTGCTATGAAAGCTGAGAAAGGTTTCTGGGTTAATCTTAAGCCACGGAATACGTAA
- the LOC129787730 gene encoding aminopeptidase N-like, giving the protein MRDQTHDSHCFTENCTSIVENMWKFLSVFVLFVTFACAQAGYADIKSVQDIPLRLSNTTEPLRYELWIETQIHNGDFAFSGRVTITIRALEDTNEIQLNSVGLNIHNGFVIENTGQRRHLVVNEFVESNQIVTIPVQQPLIAGQEYILVLEYTGELQNQPRGFFYSRYTDDFGRIFYIAATSFQHVFARWAFPCYDEPRYRTPFIIHITHGSIYQAVSNMPVFNQITHENELTTTTFDESVSMSVNLVAFYVTNFVSRGYTSSNNVPISILVPVHLINQVEFGLNRTNEFLEKIETYTGQQYSLPKLDSIVINDFAHISVENWGLMTYDSKFFLYNHGVTNIAQTVDIVKIITHTLMHNYFGNLVGIPWWSYTWMTEGFATYFEYYITDEYFPELHMSDIFVAFNLQRSLYEDSLLSTRPMSAYTENIFDIDVVFDGITLRKGPAIIRMLDHILGKETFQKGVRSFIQEMAYRIASPQDLYIHLQSAASEDYALPEDITIENIMTPWEHIPGYPLLTITRNYQTNEIVVNQRRFLFQHQVDDPECSCWYIPLTFATSNNPDMEDTKPLGWMRRGVKEIVLTSSENRSWTSDQWVLFNIQQTGFYRVNYDTQNWRLLANELNQGPPFKIGNLNRAQLIDDSFNLAYSDVIEFNIALDIIKYVHEETEFPVWATASNHLTTLNRRLEGPTHDLYFGRFLRHLTEDLFDKLDVFENVDSAESPRITFLRPYIVDLACRAGSAKCLTATRVLVMAEAITGHRLVPHEKSSVYYCHGLRNANWQTFFYFWQRLHALTSDQERHHLVNALSCYQSSSSIYDLLQTTSIIDTSAEILYTQLERFMILATAFRNGHLRVVINFLMENHEDVAKTYTFNYRMEELLKEMAGFLHYEEDVDGFEEMLNVFFEAGHLSSFQIAGIRREMEHNRIWVEQHKQSIENWIRNFFEPAESSSSIKRFTFALVFLSIFVKFFI; this is encoded by the exons ATGCGAGATCAAACGCACGATAGTCATTGTTTCACCGAGAATTGTACTTCCATTGTGGAAAATATGTGGAAGTTTTTATCTGTTTTCGTCCTTTTTGTTACGTTTGCTTGTGCACAAGCTGGATACGCAGATATAAAATCCGTGCAGGATATTCCACTTCGTCTGAGTAATACAACTGAACCACTTCGCTATGAATTGTGGATTGAGACACAAATTCACAATggagattttgcattttcGGGACGTGTAACCATTACAATTCGTGCCTTGGAAGATACCAATGAGATTCAACTGAATTCAGTTGGTTTAAACATTCACAATGGGTTTGTCATTGAAAATACTGGCCAAAGGAGACATTTGGTTGTGAATGAATTTGTGGAAAGTAACCAAATTGTAACTATACCAGTGCAGCAACCTCTTATTGCTGGACAAGAATATATCCTTGTGTTGGAGTACACGGGAGAGTTGCAGAATCAACCAAGAGGATTCTTCTACAGTCGTTATACCGATGATTTTGGACGCATTTTCTATATAGCTGCAACATCCTTCCAGCATGTCTTTGCCAGATGGGCTTTTCCCTGTTATGACGAGCCTCGCTATCGTACACCATTCATTATTCACATTACACACGGATCCATCTATCAAGCTGTTTCGAATATGCCAGTGTTTAATCAAATTACGCA tgaaaatgaattaactACCACAACCTTTGATGAAAGTGTATCAATGTCCGTAAATTTGGTTGCATTTTATGTGACAAATTTCGTCTCTAGGGGCTACACATCGTCCAATAATGTGCCCATTAGCATTCTTGTTCCTGTGCATCTTATCAATCAAGTTGAATTTGGACTAAATCGTACTaatgaatttcttgaaaaaattgagacaTATACTGGCCAACAATATTCCCTCCCTAAGCTCGATAGCATCGTTATCAATGATTTTGCACACATATCggtggaaaattggggatTAATGACATATGA tTCCAAATTTTTCCTCTACAACCACGGTGTGACAAATATTGCTCAAACAGTGGATATTGTGAAAATCATCACTCACACCCTCATGCATAATTACTTCGGTAATCTCGTTGGTATCCCATGGTGGTCATATACATGGATGACAGAAGGATTTGCAACATATTTTGAATACTACATCACAGATGAATATTTCCCAGAACTCCACATGTCTGACATTTTTGTTGCTTTCAATCTTCAGAGGAGTTTGTATGAAGATTCCTTGCTTTCAACACGTCCAATGAGTGCCTACACGGAGAATATCTTTGACATTGATGTTGTCTTCGATGGGATTACATTGAGAAAAGGTCCAGCAATTATTAGGATGCTTGATCATATTCTTGGGAAGGAAACTTTCCAAAAGGGTGTAAGGAGCTTCATTCAGGAAATGGCATATCGCATTGCAAGTCCACaagatttatatatacacCTGCAGAGTGCAGCAAGTGAAGATTATGCATTACCTGAAGATATAACAATTGAGAATATTATGACCCCATGGGAGCACATCCCTGGCTATCCACTCCTAACGATCACGAGGAATTATCAAACAAATGAAATTGTAGTTAATCAGAGGAGATTTCTCTTTCAACATCAAGTAGATGATCCTGAGTGTTCTTGTTGGTATATCCCCCTAACTTTTGCAACATCAAACAATCCCGACATGGAGGATACTAAACCTTTGGGGTGGATGCGCCGAGGGGTGAAGGAAATTGTGCTGACATCATCGGAAAATCGCTCCTGGACATCAGATCAGTGGGTTCTCTTCAATATTCAACAAACAGGCTTCTACAGAGTAAATTATGACACGCAAAATTGGAGATTACTCGCAAATGAACTCAATCAGGGACCACCTTTTAAGATTGGAAATCTCAATCGAGCCCAACTGATTGATGACTCTTTCAATCTTGCCTATTCGGACGTCATAGAATTCAATATCGCCCTAGATATTATAAAGTATGTGCACGAAGAGACAGAATTTCCCGTATGGGCAACAGCTAGTAACCATCTAACGACTCTCAATCGACGCCTCGAAGGTCCCACACATGATTTGTACTTTGGGAGATTCCTTCGTCATCTCACAGAGGATCTCTTTGACAAATTGGATGTTTTTGAGAATGTAGATTCCGCGGAGAGTCCTCGAATTACCTTCCTTCGTCCATATATTGTAGATTTGGCTTGTCGTGCTGGTTCAGCAAAATGCCTCACAGCTACGAGAGTTCTTGTAATGGCTGAAGCAATAACAGGGCATCGCCTTGTCCCGCATGAAAAGAGTTCAGTGTACTATTGCCATGGCCTAAGGAATGCCAATTGGCAAACTTTCTTCTATTTCTGGCAGAGACTTCACGCTCTTACAAGTGATCAAGAGCGGCATCATTTGGTTAATGCACTCAGCTGCTACCAGAGTAGTTCATCTATTTATGACCTTCTGCAAACCACCTCGATCATTGATACATCTGCGGAGATTCTTTACACCCAACTTGAGCGTTTTATGATCTTAGCAACTGCCTTCCGAAATGGACATTTGAGAGTTGTAATAAATTTCCTGATGGAAAATCACGAGGATGTGGCGAAAACTTATACATTCAATTACCGCATGGAGGAACTTCTGAAGGAAATGGCAGGATTTTTGCACTACGAAGAGGATGTTGATGGCTTTGAAGAAATGCTCAATGTTTTCTTCGAAGCAGGTCACTTAAGCTCTTTTCAGATTGCTGGAATTAGACGAGAAATGGAGCACAATCGCATATGGGTGGAACAACATAAACAATCAATTGAGAATTGGATTCGAAACTTTTTTGAACCAGCTGAATCCTCATCTTCAATTAAACGTTTCACATTTGCTCTTGTCTTCCTGAgtatttttgtaaagtttttcatttaa